A genomic region of Palaemon carinicauda isolate YSFRI2023 chromosome 22, ASM3689809v2, whole genome shotgun sequence contains the following coding sequences:
- the LOC137615910 gene encoding uncharacterized protein, translating to MVAQGIIEPAGDQPSPWCHPLSGCGQTYWWCSCHHRFKLNKILSRCRTHGITLNAEKFVIASPTVSFCGYTLSENGFAADEEKVRAISEFPKPANLTDLRSFMGFTNQLTDFSPDLPAAADPLRLLMSPMRSFTWTADHDAAFASDKKALSQPPVLAHFDPRGPPYYKRMLLVYMV from the exons ATGGTAGCACAAGGTATCATTGAACCTGCTGGGGATCAGCCATCCCCATGGTGTCACCCCCTTAGTGGTTGTGGCCAAACCTACTGGTGGTGTTCGTGTCACCACAGATTCAA GCTCAACAAAATTTTGTCTCGCTGTAGGACTCACggtattactttaaatgcagaaaagtttgttattgctagtcccactgtatctttttgtgggtatacATTATCTGAAAATGGATTTGCAGCCGACGaggagaaagttcgagctatatcagagttcccaaagccagcaaatctgacagatttaaggtcattcatgggATTTACTAACCAATTAACAGATTTTTCACCCGATCTTCCAGCTGCTGCAGATCCGCTTCGGCTGCTAATGAGCCCTATGAGATCCTTCACATGGACAGCTGATCATGATGCCGCCTTTGCCAGTGAtaaaaaggctctctctcagccACCTGTGCTAGCTCATTTTGACCCACGTGGCCCACCATACTACAAACGGATGCTtctcgtttatatggtttag